A single genomic interval of Amycolatopsis albispora harbors:
- a CDS encoding GGDEF domain-containing protein, translating into MPGAVRTADRGLCCELCGEPLGYRAMDRLTGLPGRWEWDHQAGHALQGHAHRPGVVLLVDLDRFQAINDAHGHLAGDTVLTSVALALRNTVRDGDVLGRFGGHDGDEFLVFLPATRLEQGLSVARDIRTRIRTIVVTVRSAIGHTVVIEELTGSIGVGLHHPGLGTGLRELVSEASLALQTAKRSGRDRISLPPVA; encoded by the coding sequence GTGCCCGGCGCCGTGCGCACCGCCGACCGCGGCCTGTGCTGCGAACTCTGCGGTGAACCGCTGGGCTACCGCGCGATGGACCGGCTCACCGGCCTGCCGGGCCGCTGGGAGTGGGACCACCAGGCCGGGCACGCCCTGCAGGGCCACGCCCACCGGCCGGGGGTGGTGCTGCTGGTCGACCTGGACCGGTTCCAGGCCATCAACGACGCGCATGGTCATCTCGCCGGGGACACGGTGCTGACTTCGGTGGCCCTCGCGCTGCGGAACACCGTGCGCGACGGCGACGTCCTCGGCCGGTTCGGCGGGCACGACGGGGACGAGTTCCTCGTGTTCCTGCCCGCGACCCGGCTCGAGCAGGGTCTTTCGGTCGCGCGGGACATACGTACCAGGATAAGGACCATCGTGGTCACCGTGCGATCCGCGATCGGCCATACGGTGGTCATCGAGGAGCTGACCGGCTCGATCGGCGTCGGCCTGCACCATCCCGGGCTGGGCACCGGACTTCGCGAGCTGGTCAGCGAGGCGAGCCTCGCACTGCAGACCGCCAAGCGCTCCGGGCGCGACCGGATCTCCCTGCCCCCGGTCGCCTGA
- a CDS encoding tryptophan 2,3-dioxygenase family protein, giving the protein MTEPTEPSEPSQPSEPSPPAADNAALTYTSYLALDEILNAQRPRSEEHDELLFIVIHQVYELWFKQILHELAELQRQLEAGATAHAVRSLRRVLTIFKVIVAQIDVLETMTPSQFTGFRARLDASSGFQSVQFRELESVLGRRDDRAVRHHPPGPARDRVTAAMTRPSVFDSYLTYLAKCGYEVPAGRDCAKPLEPSEELQDVLLKVYQDDGGPSTLAELLVDLDEGMQEWRYRHVKMVERTIGDKTGTGGSSGAHYLRQTLFQPMFPDLWAVRSRL; this is encoded by the coding sequence ATGACCGAGCCGACCGAGCCGTCTGAGCCATCGCAGCCGTCCGAGCCGTCGCCGCCCGCTGCCGACAACGCGGCACTGACCTACACCTCGTACCTGGCGCTGGACGAGATTCTCAACGCGCAGCGCCCGCGCTCCGAAGAGCACGACGAGCTGCTGTTCATCGTCATCCACCAGGTCTACGAACTGTGGTTCAAGCAGATCCTGCACGAACTGGCCGAGTTGCAGCGGCAGCTCGAGGCGGGCGCGACCGCGCACGCGGTGCGCTCGCTGCGGCGGGTGCTGACCATCTTCAAGGTGATCGTCGCGCAGATCGACGTGCTGGAGACGATGACGCCGAGCCAGTTCACCGGCTTCCGGGCGCGGCTGGACGCGTCGAGCGGGTTCCAGTCGGTGCAGTTCCGCGAACTGGAGTCGGTGCTCGGCCGCCGCGACGACCGCGCGGTCCGGCACCACCCGCCCGGCCCGGCCAGGGACCGCGTCACCGCCGCCATGACCCGGCCGTCCGTGTTCGACTCCTACCTCACCTACCTGGCGAAATGCGGTTACGAAGTGCCCGCCGGGCGGGACTGCGCGAAGCCGCTGGAGCCGTCGGAGGAACTGCAGGACGTGCTGCTGAAGGTGTACCAGGACGACGGCGGGCCATCGACGCTCGCCGAGCTCCTGGTCGACCTGGACGAAGGCATGCAGGAATGGCGGTACCGGCACGTGAAGATGGTCGAGCGGACCATCGGCGACAAAACCGGCACCGGCGGCTCGTCGGGGGCGCACTACCTGCGTCAGACCTTGTTCCAGCCGATGTTCCCGGACCTGTGGGCCGTGCGGAGCAGGCTGTGA
- a CDS encoding helix-turn-helix domain-containing protein, whose translation MDRGSRSLADKLNHLFANQTPRSGQEYSNEHVAATICDQGEVKISQSYIWQLRKGKKDNPTFKHLQALAGFFGVPASYFFDDAVTDRVDRQLAELKSEQARLNEIAGSSDAQLMAMRAGELSPERRRLVMELLNVVYREERAARADTEE comes from the coding sequence GTGGATCGGGGTAGCCGGAGCCTGGCGGACAAGCTCAACCACTTGTTCGCCAACCAGACACCGCGCAGCGGGCAGGAATACAGCAACGAGCACGTCGCGGCGACCATCTGCGACCAGGGCGAAGTCAAGATCTCGCAGAGCTACATCTGGCAGCTGCGCAAGGGCAAGAAGGACAACCCGACCTTCAAGCACCTCCAGGCGCTGGCCGGCTTCTTCGGTGTGCCCGCGAGCTACTTCTTCGACGACGCGGTCACCGATAGGGTCGACAGGCAACTGGCGGAACTGAAGTCCGAGCAGGCCAGGCTCAACGAGATCGCGGGCAGCAGCGACGCCCAGCTGATGGCCATGCGGGCGGGCGAACTTTCACCCGAACGCCGTCGCCTGGTGATGGAGTTGCTCAACGTCGTCTACCGCGAGGAGCGGGCCGCCCGAGCCGACACGGAGGAGTGA
- a CDS encoding kynureninase: MNPLAAHYRRFRVAERLLLSAHSHQAWPDVALEGQLEAFEDAALEVDAKWERAFAKADEVRAAFRGWLGDPAAELALGANTHELVIRLLSALDLRSRPRLVTTDGEFHTLRRQLARLAEVGIEVVRVAASPVESLAARLAAEVDDRTCAVFVSKVLFETSRIVYDVQALAERCAARGAELVVDAYHALGVVPFSMDGLDEAWIVGGGYKYLQFGEGNCFLRIPPHAAELRPVVTGWFAEFGAIADARRPGEVAYAAGADRFAGATYDPTSHYRAARVAAFFSQQKLTATRLREISLRQTTRLADRFDALDLPPSLISREQLPREAFGGFLALRSPRAGEFCAELEKRGVRTDSRGEYLRFGPAPYLADTQLDDAMAALGEVCR; this comes from the coding sequence GTGAACCCGCTCGCCGCGCACTACCGGCGCTTCCGCGTGGCCGAGCGGCTGCTGCTCTCGGCCCATTCACACCAGGCCTGGCCGGACGTGGCACTCGAGGGCCAGCTCGAAGCCTTCGAGGACGCCGCGCTCGAGGTCGACGCCAAGTGGGAGCGCGCGTTCGCGAAGGCGGACGAAGTGCGTGCCGCGTTCCGCGGCTGGCTGGGCGACCCGGCGGCCGAACTGGCGCTCGGGGCGAACACGCACGAGCTGGTGATCCGCCTGCTGTCCGCGCTCGACCTGCGCTCGCGACCGCGCCTGGTGACCACCGACGGCGAGTTCCACACCCTGCGGCGCCAGCTCGCGAGGCTGGCCGAGGTGGGGATCGAGGTGGTCCGGGTGGCGGCCTCGCCGGTGGAGTCGCTGGCCGCGCGCCTCGCCGCTGAGGTCGACGACAGGACGTGCGCGGTGTTCGTCTCGAAGGTGCTGTTCGAGACATCGCGTATCGTATACGATGTGCAGGCCCTGGCCGAGCGGTGTGCCGCGCGTGGTGCCGAGCTGGTCGTGGACGCGTACCACGCACTCGGCGTGGTCCCGTTCTCGATGGACGGGCTGGACGAGGCCTGGATCGTCGGCGGCGGGTACAAGTACCTGCAGTTCGGCGAGGGCAACTGCTTCCTGCGCATCCCGCCGCACGCCGCCGAACTGCGCCCGGTGGTGACCGGGTGGTTCGCCGAATTCGGCGCGATCGCCGACGCGCGGCGCCCCGGCGAAGTCGCCTACGCCGCCGGCGCCGACCGGTTCGCGGGCGCCACCTACGACCCGACCAGCCACTACCGCGCCGCCAGGGTGGCCGCCTTCTTTTCCCAGCAGAAGCTGACCGCCACGCGGCTGCGGGAGATCTCGCTACGCCAGACCACCCGGCTCGCCGACCGGTTCGACGCGCTGGACCTGCCGCCGTCGCTGATCAGCCGCGAGCAGCTGCCGCGCGAGGCGTTCGGCGGGTTCCTCGCGCTGCGGAGTCCGCGGGCAGGGGAGTTCTGCGCGGAACTGGAGAAGCGCGGCGTCCGTACCGACAGCCGCGGGGAGTACCTCCGCTTCGGACCGGCGCCCTACCTGGCCGACACCCAGCTCGACGACGCCATGGCCGCCCTCGGTGAGGTCTGCCGCTAG